Genomic segment of Schistocerca piceifrons isolate TAMUIC-IGC-003096 chromosome 1, iqSchPice1.1, whole genome shotgun sequence:
CTGTGTTCAAGTTCCTCCAGTATTTCTCTGGACTGCACAAATAACAATGCAAACCTCACATAAGATTGAATTTCTGTCGTCATAAACAGAGCCCATCTATATCTTAagctgcaaaatttttaatgtCTGGGGCTTCAGCATATGTTGATTCTATTTCCTCTGCAGCGCATTTATCGAAAATGTCATTTTTCTGCGTTTTAGTCTGAAGACGTTCCAATAAAACTTTTTATCAGTACTTAACTGGAACTATGTTCTTTGGGCTGCTGAAGTCTCGTAACAGACACAATATTGCAGATATTACTATACTTATCCAAATTCTGCGGGTGCATGTTTAACGAGTATAaaagtttttaaatgtttattataGTCTTCGATCATGTATTGAAACGTGTGTAAAATGCAGTAAGATAAGACGGACAGATAAATATAGCAATTGTGCAGTTATtataagaaattgaaatttataaaaaaatacaatttttaacattttcatccCACTTGGCCGTGTAACTTATTTAGTTTCAGAACATCTGCGGGACGGTCCATGTCACACCTAGACGACCAATGAACTGACTACGCACATGGTTCACAGAATGCTGAttgaaaagaaaaacacagaaacaggagatttgtatgtcattttctgtGAATCCCAACACCCGACTCTTTCTAGAGTTTGTACGAAGATGTCACTGTGTGAATTCGTTTTCCATTATATAGTTCAAAAGTTCATTTTCCATTTTTGCAATTTACTTTGAAGTGTGGTATGACTAACTTTACTCCGTTCGCAGAATAATTAGGCATCAATTGCAGTTTTACTCCGTTTAACACAAAGTCTGAACGACTGTGCAGCTTGCACCTTTGCACCTTTCACACATACAAATTAGAAAAGGAGAATTTACGTAGCTGTTACTTTATTCTGATTGCCTTAACCACTTACCTCTGTTTGGAGAGCGTTTATGGCTTTTGATGCTTCAGTGTCTTCGCCATAGTTGGAGACAGCATTCCGGAGCCTGTCGCTCAGAATATCGCCGATGTCGTCGCGGTAAACGAATGCCGTGATGCCGACTGCAAGCTCCACTATAACGATTAGTACTACCAGAACTGCGTACTGAAAAAGATAACACGAAATGTCTTAGTATATATAAAACATTGTATTTCATGAATAATACTTACAAACCAACACAAATAGGTCAGCAGGTCAACTACTGAAAGCAGTCAGATGTATTTTCGTGtaaatacatttcataaatttcaatAATTAGCAGACTAAAACGATTATTGTGTAATTGCTTTCTACATGATTTATTCGGACAGGAGTAGGCGAAAGAGCATTTATTGACACCAACAAATCACCCAACAGATCGATCAATTAACTGAAACTCTTTGCGAAGTTTTGACTGAGATAAATTATCACTAATCACGCCAGGTTCCGTTGTAAGATCCCTTTATCATTATAAATAATTGTATACTGTCTTCGAAAAATTTTACCGAGCGAACGGATGGTTTTTCATAGAATCATTTCACGAAAGAACAATACGTACGAATGCGAAACATGGGTAGCTTCTGGTCGTTTCGGGTTGTTAGAGTAACACCTCGAATCTCTTACGGCAATCAGGGTATGAATTTACAGAATTTTCTTATGTAAATGAATTATTCTGAGCGTGAACTGCTGACCTTTCACGAAAGTATTTGTCTGAATGCAGGACGTAGTTGCGTGGCTTATTAGAAAGACAACACATCTGTTGTTTGGATACTTACAGTGTTGATCATGCAGTTGTTCTCCTTGATGGCACCACAGCAACCGAAGAAGCCAATGACGAGTAGGAGACCCCCTACCGACGTCACAGCGATAGCGGGCACGTTGAACTTGGCGTCAAGGAAATAGTAAGTGTCGTCAAGCTGGACAAGGGCGATGATCCCAGGAATCAGGAGGGCTATGCCGCACAGCTGCAAACGTAGGCAAATTATTTATCAGAGAagttattttttaacattgaatcaGTTATATAAAAAACTGGTATCTGACTGTGCAATATGTACGTATGGTTTAATAAACTATCTACGCAGACTCAGCAGAAATACAAGTTAAACCAATTATTTATACTGACGACATTGTAATGACCGCTCCGAAATGTATTAGTTAAATAATGATATTTGCGTCTTAACAATAAGCAATACCCCTCCATTTACTTTTCCAATTTTGATAATATAATTTGATAGGAGAGTACAAAACTGAAGCACAACTGAAAGTGTTTCGAGGCTGTCGAAAATAAGATTTATGCTTGTCGCTTAACTCTAAATATTTCTAGAAGGTAAGACATGAGATTTTATCAGTTCTGTGTGTACTTAATATACTTATATTTAAAAGTGCTGAAACATTGGGTGTtacatacagaaaatatttctcTTCAGTTCGCTTTTGGATAAAGCACTAACGTCCCATCGTCAACAAGCGTATAAGAAATCGAGTCCAGCTTCATCGGAACAAACGTAGTAAAGGAAAAAGTCAGTGGTCTTTCCGCAGGAAATTTACTAGCACCAACTCGTGATATTGTAAAGGTAGCGAGAAAATTGAATTCGGATGGTACAGTACTATGTAAACACAGGGCACTCAGTTTCATGCGAAGAATTTTGCGGAAAACAATGGAAAGTGCTCGAGAATACAAGGACACGGCAAATGTAGGACGCTAGAAGCAGTATTATCATCGAAAGAACGCACTGCGAGAGAACGGTCCTCTGAATCCATCTGTACCCAAATTTCATCAGAGCATAGCAGGGGCTGTTTCGTCTGCTTCTCTTTCTGCTGACAAAGAGCAAATTATAAAACATATCGAACGTTCTTCACCGTGAGACAGTTCTTCCTATGTAGGATATCTTTTCGATGGGACTTAATAAAGTAATgattttctgcaaaatattttgagCAAGACGCCAGTTtcgaaatatgaaatgaaatacatTCAAAAGTTTCGAGAAGCAAGCTGTAATGTAACTATTCTATTACTGATGATGAAATATTCACGGGTGACCAGCTCAGTGGTGgcatcgtcttgtcgcaacgtttggATGAGTTTCCTACACACCATCTTCGCTTACGACAAGATGGCGCCACCTCTCGGTttatcacccgagaagatttcatcatcgGAATACGCCTAGGAAACCTGCAATCACATATTCTGTTACTGCTACAAAGTCATACCGTAACGAGTCTTAATCGTTACTAAATTGATGTGTACTTACAAGAAAGTTGAGATCCGCCTTGAATGTACGGAAGGGCCATAAGATCAACATTCTGTGACTTATAACCGAAGTTTGCGATAGTtataatggaaaaaagtaagtaaaccatTACTTCTTTCAAAAGTACTCATAACTactaataaatttatcccactctGAGATGtatgcggttgcctacggaaccatgattgcatgcaggcgtgcacctcttcgtcctaaGCAAATCTGTGGCGACAGATGTCTTTCTTCGAGGCtgcaaaaacatggaaacagtttGGAGTGAGATCAGGACTGTTTGGAGGATGTTTAAGGGCTTCCCATCAAAACATTTTCACCGTAGTCGAAACAACTTTAGAGCCACCTGAATGTcagtttgcttcggacaaagaggtgcaccTGTGCATACAATCACTGTTTcgaaggcaaccgcaaacatttgtctcacagtgggataaatgtatcaacatatatggcgattacttttgaaataataataggTTATAATCTATATTTCTTGTATAACGGCAACTGTGGAACAAAAGGAGGCCTAAAATCCTCgcgcgagattttcgtattctatCGCTTGCTAGGCGCAAAcagttagttctacagaaaaaatgaatgggacatttttgtaagaaatctaatgtagttaaattttgtaatgggaGATGTTTTCGCTGGAGATGACGATTTctgagttacaaaaaaaaaaaaaaaacaaaaaaaaaaaaaaaaacaacgcatttaaaggtaatttttgtaaattttcttgaataattcgaggaCTACGACCGCAAGAAAAAACGCACCCTGGAACAAAATGTATCTACATTAAATtgcctacaaaaatgtcctgttcattttttctgtagcacaaATAGTTtacgcatagcgagcgagagaatataaaaatcttgcaCGTGATATTTGAAGGCTCTGCTGGTTGCATTAAACCCATAAGTAAGTGTAGCTGAATTACCCagtttataaaattaaaatatacaattaTTATAGCTAAAAGGTTCCCCATGATACAGGACAACAGAAATTCGAGAAACCGGAGagagattgggttgggttgttttggggaaggagaccagacagcgaggtcatcggtctcatcggattagggaaggacggggaaggaaattggccgtgccctttgaaaggaaccatcccggcatttgcctggagcgatttagggaaatcacggaaaacccaaaacaggatggccggacgcgggattgaaccgtcgtcctcccgaatgcgagtccagtgtttaaccactgcgccacctcgctcggtaaaccggAGAGAGAGAGACCTATTCTTGCAGAATTTGGAAAGCTTCTATAAATGATTGAAACAACGTTTAACCAGAAGCCAGCACTCTTTGTCTGTGAGCGGTGCGTTTTGTGTATTCCCATATTTCAATTGTTAGCTTCGGGTGTAACGTGGCAGGAGCCTACAACGAATGTGAACGTCGTATAAAACAGAATCTAAAATTTCGGCTTGCAGTCATATAATGGGTTCGCACAGATAGGAAGAAGGAACATCAAAGAAAGGAGGAATATAAGAGCTTTATGTCTCTGAATTACGAGGTCATATGAGACGGCGCTCAAGTGTAAATTATCTAAAGACAATGAACGAAATGTCGAGCGGCCTTCTGCTAGAAACCACCCTAGCACTTGCAATAAAAGATTTAGAGAAACCACTGAAAAATTAAATCTGGATGGGCGGATGTGACTGGAATTCCGTTTTTTCCGTATGTGAGTCCAGAACCTCAAGCACTGAGCCATCCCTCTCTGTGGCAGGAACATCGAGGTCTTGATGCACGTAGGTGTTGTGCTACTCGCTGGAAGTTGGTTTCCGACGAGAAGTAGAGAAAGTTTTCTCACTATTCGCCATTTTCATTCGTGAATCAGCTAACTGCCTTGCTACGTTGGTAACACCGTTTCCCTCCCGATCACCGATATTAAGTAACGTGGGACACGGCTTATACTTGGATGGGTAACTGTCCGAGGAAAGGTGGGTGCTCTTGGATTTAAGGATCTGCAACTCACCGAAGtgacgtccagttgaaagacttggaCCAGGCCGTGGTGCCACACGAcacatttctttaattattttatcgTTGGAATGACAACGTTAGAGAGACATGAAATGCGATAGGAATGTGGCTTACTGCAGTGGCATTACATGAAATGGAGACAGTCGCCCTGTTGCTATGCAATAGCTGAAATTTTTGGACCCACTTAGTGCAATGCGTCTTAGTTTCCTGTTGACACGAAGAGAGACAGTGAAGCAGTATCCATCATTCTTTCTGCAATAATTCGGATTGTGAAATGCTCTTCAAGAAAAGTCTTGGGAGAATGTGTTTCATGTGACACAGAATTATCGGAGACACCCCTATAAGTCAAGATACGAGTATTACAACACagcccaccgcgagactgaataGGAACTGGTGGCATTGCGTGCACGTGAAGTGGCAAGGAAAGTATGTAGTCAAGGCAGTGACGACTTGGGGATCATTCTATCGTCGATAAGGGCCGCAAATCGGGAAACCTGCTTTGACAAGGGGCAGGTTGTTATGGCCCGGCGCCTGggacgagcatctcggaaatggcgaaaCAGGCtgactgttcgcgtgctactgtcgtgtacGACTATGCAAAGTGGTCGAAATACAGTGAAACTACGAGTAGGTGATAAAGTGTTGGACGTTCACATCTTGTCACAGAGCGCTTTCCCGCTTTTTAAAATATGATAAGCGATGATCGGTTgtagatctgacgacagaatacaGTTCTGGTGCAGACGCAAGtacttcggagcacactgttcagggCATATTAGTGAACACGAAGCTATGTGACAGACAAACCCTACGTGTTCGatattgacccaatgacatcgtcaattacgactgcagtgggcacgggatcagtGACTATGTGGTGCCTGGTTTGATGAACCAcatttcttgctacaccaggtAGGCAGGCGAGCGGCTGCTCGAAAGAAGCACCGCGCTACGTATACAGGTCAGATAGGGTGGGTGGCCGGATGGAGGCATATACTATGGAACACACTGACAGGGGTTACCATTGGACTCTGGCACCAACTGACGGCACCATGAAGGCAGTGGCATCTTTCAGCAGATTAACCGCCCTGTCACAAGGCaagaatcgtgctacagtagtctgaggagtgaactcacgttgacgtcttggTCGCCAAATTTGCCCGATCTGAACCCGGTGGGACGCACCTGAGATACTTCTGCAACGCAGCCTCATGTCCATAAACCATTGGCTTACAATTAACAGACATTCTGCGGCCTGTACATATACGTCCGGTGCCACACATGTCCGGAAAATTACCAAGGACTTTTGAATACTTGCTACGCAGAATCGGTGCTTTTTTGCGTTCAAAGTGAGAACCATCAGCATAAAGTTTCGTGGCATCAATGAATATGAGACTATGAAGTTGATACCCACTGCCAGAGAATAGGAATAAGACAAGTGCGCAGCCATCGTTCATTACGAGTACTGACCTCGAAAACAGACTATAGATCAGATCATTAGCGCAGCGATTTGCAACTGTAGAGCAGAATCAATTGCGAACTGTTTTCACAAACGCATCAACTTCCTTTTTTTATCAGGAGTTGAAATCTCATTGAAAGATCATTGTTTCTACACTTAGGTGACAACTGCCAGAGAATAGGAATAAGACAAGTGCGCAGCCATCGTTCATTACGAGTACTGACCTCGAAAACAGACTATAGATCAGATCATTAGCGCAGCGATTTGCAACTGTAGAGCAGAATCAATTGCGAACTGTTTTCACAAACGCATCAACTTCCTTTTTTTATCAGGAGTTGAAATCTCATTGAAAGATCATTGTttctacacttaggtgacaaaattgTGTGATACTTCCCAATATAGTGTGCGACCTCCATTTCCCCGTCGTGGTACAGCACTtcagcgtggcatggactcaataagtcgttggagcTCCCCTGCGAAAAAACTGAGTTATACTGTGTCTGTGTGgacaaatcattcgcccgaattttccagcatgttcttcaaaccaacagctaatatttatggcgcattgtcatcaacaaaaattccatcgttgttcgggaacatgaatcCATGAATGGTTAcatgtggtctccaagtagctgaacataaccacttccagtcaatgatcggttcagtttaacCAGAGGATCCAATaccttcaatgtaaacacagcccacaccattatggagccactgccagctttgcacagtgccttgttgactacctCGGTTCATGGCTCTGTgaagtctgtgccacactcgaacaccaccatcagctcttactaactaaaattgggactcatctgaccaggccatgtgctgtcagcaaaagcattcgtgtcggtcgtctgctgccattgctcattaataccaaatttcgccacactgtcctaacggatacgttcgtcgtgcgtcccacattgatttttgcgattattttacgcaatgttgcttttctgttagcaatgACGTCTCTACGCAAATGCCTCTGTTCTCGGTCTTCTGGTGAAGGCCTTCGagcactgcgttgttcgtggtgagaggcaatgccttaaatttggtattctcgacgcactcactgtgggtctcggaatactgaagtcCCTAAAGATTTCTCATATGGAAcgtccgatgcgtctagctccaactaccagtccgcCTTTAAAGTCTTTTAATTCCTATCGTacgggaaaccttttcacaagaatcacctgagtacaaatggcagatccgccattgcactgccattttatacctttctTACGCGATACTACTtctatttgtatatgtgcatatcgctatcccatgacttaagtcacctcagtgtatattgcagATATCGTTCAGTAAGATGTGATCGACTATAGTCATTTCAGCCGTTTTTTTTGTCCGTGTTATGGGACCTATGAGGCTGTTTTTCGGCCGTAGTGTAAGACACTTAACTATATAGGTTACGGAAATACGACTGAATAGGGGAATTTGTGACTTCTTGATTAGAGCTAGCGAAATATCATCTATGTTTGACAGACTCAGTAACAACCTACCAAATCGAATCTGCAATCTTGTCGAGATGAATTCTGATCAACTGGAATGTGTCTATGTAAATTTCGGAAGTAAGCAGTAATTTACTATAACCAAATTTAGAACTGTGACCACTATCAGTGAGCCCAACTGGGTCTTCTACGGATACGACCTTTACATCTGTGTTGGTACGAGTTCTGATTGCGTCCGCGTGTAAATCTGAGACGAATTTTGTGTAATTTCTACGTATTACTTAATGCTGTCAAAACTTATACGAAAGTGAGAaacctgtattataaaaaatgtttttttagagATGTTAAATTAAGTAATTGAAAAACAGAGTCCTCTATTATTCGGAAAAAATGTTTTTATCTAATGTAAAACAGCGTTAATAAATTTGGAAGAGATAGAAACAAGAATCTTGCGAAAAATATTAGGTCCAATAAAGAACTAAGATGACGACTGGGTATTGCGTTCACATAAGGAACTATATTCATTTTGCCCTAAAACAACAATTGAGATAGAGGAAAGACGTGTTACAATCTCTAGATATATAGAGAGAGAATAAAGGAAGCTTAACAAAGGAGATCCACATATTCTTCCAAAGCAGGAAAATGTTCAAATAAAATGAGTGGCGATGCAAGACAAAACAGGGCTTAGAAGAAATGCAATTTGAACAGGAGACCTTACTCAAGAGAGAAGAATTTAGACTAGAAGTGAAGAAATTCCGAGGTTttcagaaagataaaaaaaaaaaaatcaaatgcccAAATGAGAGGAATAGTGTTGATTCGGAGAAAATGAAAGCGTTTTGGGGAAGGATGAAGGAAAAGATTATAAATGGTTATCTTGACATGGTGCTTAATTGACCTGAAACGAAATATAAAAAAGTTATTGCCATTGGGTAATGTTTGTCGAAAATGAAGGTGTCACACAAATCAAGCAACTATCCAGTTTCCCCCAGCAACAGGGTAATTTAAGTTCGGTATGACTCCTGTGGTCAAGAAATCTGTAAATTTTATCAGCGACTTCAAGGAAATAATATCTTAAGCTTATGTTTTCGATCATAAATTTAATTTGTCAGAGAGACATTTAAATAAGAGAACTGATCTGCTTTGTCGGGAAGATGCATAAattttgccggtcggtgtggccgagcggttctacgcgcttcagtgtggaaccgcgtgactgctacggtcgcaggttcgaagcctgcctcgggcatggatatatgtgatgtccttaggttagttaggtttaagtagttctaagttgtaggggactgatgacctcagatgttaagtcccatagtgctcagagccatttgaaccattttttttgcatacATTTTACATGTGGTCGTTATACTTTGCTGCCAGAGTGGAGTACCACCTGCACGTTATACAACAACGTTCATGTTTGTCAAAAGACCCATTACAGATCCTGTTTCAGCTACGTTTCCAACAGgtgatttaaaagatgagattgaacattcACGTTCGATATTCAAGAAGAATGGTTGTTCTAAGTGAGTGGGAAAGTGCTGAGCAAGTATAGTGTGGAAACTACCTGCAGAGCCACCAGGaagataaaaaaatgtttaagTTCAGCAAAAGAGATACCAtatcctttggctacaccgggtatACATGTATAAAATTCCTTTAATTGTGGGCGGGTTTATATTGGTACCAACAAAAAGAAATGTTAACACCCGATTAGTTGAACAAAAGAGGAATTTCTGCCAGTGACATACGGATAAATTGACCGTTCCGGAACATGTTTACCAAGGAGGCgatcataaaataaaattcagtgagatgaGCATAATATCGAAAACGTAACATTATCATGCgtgcatgtatagagaggctaatAAGATTTACAAACatcataattttaacagaaaagaggaaagtgttaaattagataaaatttggatgtcaacgtTGTCTCGGAAGACTTAcggtcgattactttcaatcgagaaatTTGGCATTACCAGGGATAATCTCGTAGCCTACTTCATGTGATGGACTATGGTGCCCTTTACACCGTCTAGCTATAACTCCCCCGAGTTATGGTTGCAGTTTGCTACTTTACCTCTGAAGATATCTCCCCCAGTCAGAGATGAATCGTCAGAAGAAAGTTTTGTATATCGACCAACGCCTATCAGCCCGTGAAAGCCCACATTATAAAATAATTATGTTTACAGTTACAACACGCAGGATTCGCTCTGCGGAATGCACTACTTACCACAATAAGGAAATTAAAGAAGAAGAGGAGGTACTTGACGGTGCTCATTGCGCAGTTCATGGTGGTGGTTCGGCTCCTTGTGCGACTGCTGTGAGAACTGCGTGTAGCTGGCTGTTGACGCGGTACTTATCCACGCAGCGGTGCGGCTCAGGTGACGCTCTTCCTTATCAGCCACTCGTGATCCGCGATAAGCTTTCGTGCCACTTGGAGACAGGATGTGACTAGAGGAGGCGCAGGCTCGCGGAACTGAGCGCGCGCGACCGGAAGAACGTGACTTATAATCTCTAGACGTCAGTTCTCGGAAACACTCTCTTCGGAGTCAACAATTTATAACGAGAACGACTGAAAGACTAGTGAAATCTCGAGGCTTAGCTAGATAATAGCATCCTAAATGACGTCGAAAACTACGCACTGCGCAGCAAACGACTAACAGCTACCTTTTGTATAAAGACGCCTGAGACGGCTATCCAATTACTGAAGAAACAAAAGACTGCATAATTAAATAATATCTACATAAGAACAGCACAATATCCCGCATCGAAAGTTGGAATGCTTGTTGTCAGATCCAAACAGCTTCTTGACAGAACCTCTCTATTATTTTAGCGACTATAGGGCTCATCGAAAGCTGCAAACTGGAACAAAAGTGTTCAACAAATCTCAGTGTATGTTTGAAACCTCCATATACGTACCTCTAAAACCTAATGCAAAAACGTGGAAATTAATATACTgtttgacaaagaaagtgaagcacccggaagagAGACAATATGAAGCTTCACGGATAGAAGTGCTATGTAacgctatttcagtgattacaaaatcgactcaaatttacgaagaacCTGCCGTATGAACCCACTTACCAGCATAAATTTGCACCCCCACTGGCCTGGTTGCACgcattgattcggttgggaaagaTGTTATAAAGTCGTTATATTTCACTGCTGGAATGCTATCAGTTTTCAGTGTAGTTTGTCGAATTTGTTTTTTATCCGTTGTGACATGGTATTAATGACTAAAGGATCAGATGCACTGTTTATCGCAATATGTTACATGGTTTCTGTTATTGTTAGAGTTCCGTATGTTGAAGTGGGAATTTTTGGGGGTCTGCACAGCACTGATCTGTATGCAGCTTTTTGTGGGAGGTCGGATGTGTAAAGCAGTTTGGTATAGTAGCGTGTGTACCAACAGGTCTTTTGGGGGCAATGAAAGACACTTCCTGGTTCTGATTTGATATTTTCATGTCAT
This window contains:
- the LOC124728181 gene encoding CD63 antigen-like, coding for MNCAMSTVKYLLFFFNFLIVLCGIALLIPGIIALVQLDDTYYFLDAKFNVPAIAVTSVGGLLLVIGFFGCCGAIKENNCMINTYAVLVVLIVIVELAVGITAFVYRDDIGDILSDRLRNAVSNYGEDTEASKAINALQTELECCGADSYKDYPTEDLPPSCCAAGSSCSKSPGQHFATGCSAALADFIESVGTLIGGVTIGVGVVEVVVIVLSCCLTRTIRKERAFV